AATCTCTTAGGTTTAATTGAGGACTGATTGAAAACTTTCGTAATAAACCTCAAATAGTGATTACCTGTTTCTTCCATAGATGGTATAGAAATCCGATCTTGATATTGAGCATATTCTTTGATCAGTTTCTCCAGTAGAAAAGGTATTTGTTCAGGGCTGTCAAACAATTCTCCTCCGTCCTTCACTATTTCAGGGTGTCCGCCATCATTTTTAGCGATAGCCGGCAACCCACAACTAAGTCCTTCAATTAATGCATTAGAGCAAGCATCTTTTTCTGATGCAGTGAGATAAATATCATGTTCTTTTAGAATCGGCGCCAATGCTTGAGGAGGCAGAGGGGCAACCTGCTGTATGTTTTGAAAGGAAACAGGGCTATTGCCTACAAAGGTCAATTCAAGTTTTGAAAAATCGAGGTGCTGATCCAGCCAGGAATATACATCAAAGCCCTTTGCTTTATTGGAAGACCAACTGGTGATTATAACTTTCGTTTTACGAGTTGGGTCAAATGCCTGTTTACCCAACCGATTGAACAATAAGGGAAGTGCGGCGTTTATGATTACCTTTTCAGCAGAGCTCTTCGGAAATCCTAGTTTGCAATTTTCATTCCGGCTCCAATCAGATTGAAAAACCGTCGCATCGGCAATGTTTTTGTTGGCCCAATGCGTAATCTTATCTCTATACTTACTCCCCTTACTATGAAGCCAAACCGGACCATCTACCCGATGAATAAATATTTTGTCCGGAAATGACTGCTTCAACCTGACCACCTCCCTGATATTGGCATGACTTAGAAACAGCATAACGTCAGCATCTTCCGCTTGGGCAGTCAATAGGTTTTGCGATTTTAAATGGTCTCTTAATGCGCGAGCAAATTGGTTACTACCCCCATATGGACCTTCCTGAAAGAGATGAGAAATATAGACTTTGGGTAGACTCATATTTGTCTAAGAAGCTTTTTTCTTCTTACCAACACATCGATGATTGTTAGTTGGTTTACGGAATTTATAGTATGTGTAGAGATTATGTTTTTTGCCCAATCGGGATAGATAGACTGGACACGTTTTTCTTTATAGGATGTCTCAGTTAAGTGGATCACCTCGTTGATCGTTAGTCCGTGTCCATAGTGTTTCAGACAATTCTGACCAGGTCGAAACATCTGACCTGAACGACTGAAAATGCTCCCTCCGGGTCTCGAAGCTTCAATATCTTGCACAACAGGGTTTTGAGGATGTCTTTTCCATGCTGCATTTAAGAGATGATCCGAATAAAACACATTAAGAACATCCCAGTTCTGACTGTCTTTCACCACTTTCTCATTGGTAAAAAGCCAGTACTTGCTGTCATGCTTGAGCAGTGTGGTATCCACTGTCTTAATGTCATCAATCAAAACTTTTTCCAATTCCCACATTAAAGGGAAGTCCACACATTTGTATAACTCGATAGTTGCATTTTGGGAGGTCTCAGGAATCATATACAAATCACCTTCCTCTTCAAACAGAAATGGATAAGACAAGTGATAATCTTTATTCAATACAACTTTGGACGATGAATATTGACCTTCTTCTGTCAGTGTTATTACTGAGATTACACCCTTCTTCGATTCATAGAAAAACTCCTCGACAAAAATGTAGTACAAGCCGTTTCTGAAAATCACGAATGGATCGGCCCAAAAACGATCATGAGGCGGTACTATCGGTTTAAAATGGTCGAATGAAAAGGGTACTTCCTGCAATCCCTCCATACTAAATAACAAACTCCACTGATTAAAGTAGAATTTATTGCTCAGTCTCCTCCGAAACGAGTTCACTTCTCTTGAAAAAATCACCTTGGCTCTCTTCGAATCAATTTTGAAAAACGGCAGCGAAAAATTAGACAATAATCAGAAATAAGATATCTCGGTAGCTTATTAATTAAGTTCAAGAAGAGCTTTGGCTCTACTGCTTGTATATTTGAACATTGTTGTAACAAGTGATTCAAGACCCATTCCAAGATAAAAACAGATCCGAGGCATTGATTGACCAATGCATCGTCGTAATAAGAAGTGCAGGTGAACGCACAACAGCGTGGGCTCTGGCAAAAGCTAACGCTATCTTTGATGAGGGAAACGTAATGGTCATGGACGAGCGTCCCATGCACAAGGCAATCAAAAGAACTTTTGAGATGGGTATGGATGGTGGAAAACCGTGGATCGTAGAAATTGACGCGGATGTCTTGCTACACGAGTCTGGCATATTGCAACTGCTTAGAACAGCCTCTCAAAGGCCTGAAAATTCTTTCTTCCACTTTGGAATGGTCTTCGACAAACTCACGAACAGTTTCAGGTCGGCTGGCAATAAAATCATCAGGACAGCACATATACCTGAAGCAATGTCATTACTCCCCAAAACAACTGATCAATTGAGGCCCGACACATATATTCGAAAAGAAATGGCACTTAAAGGCTACCACTATTATCGGGATATATGTTTGGTAGGTATTCATGATTTTGAGCAAGATTACTTTGACTTATACAGAAAAGGCTATTTGCAAGGAGTCAAAAACCGCGAAAAGCTTGAGAGGTTCATCAGAGGCTGGCCTGAAAACTGGGGAAACGATCCAGACTATTTGGCCATTCAAGGTGGTATGACAGCAGGAAAAGCACACGTAAATGACCTTCCTCTAGCGCCCAGTTACTACATTGATAAATTTGAAAACTGGAAGATGAGTATTGGGTTTGACTTTACAAAAGTTCCTCTTGCTTCTGGTTTATCTAAGGTTGACCATTATTTGTCCACCATCCTTACCAATTCAAAACTGCAAGAGTTTCAGGATTCCTGTGTGAACAACCAGGCAAAGTACCATGTGCGCAGCGATGTAAACTGGCAGTACAAATGGATGAAATTGCGGTACCGCCTGAGCCAGTCCCGCATATTCACTGGCTTTTCTTTATCACAAAAGCATTCAAATTGATACTAAAGCACCTCATTCCCAGGCTTATTCGATCATGGATTCGTCATAGCGCCTTCAATGCAGAAAGACGTATTCGGCTGCTTACAGCCAGTAGTAGAAAGCTTCCTGATTTTTTTTGTGTTGGTGCCCAAAAATCCGGTAGCAGCACCCTATACTGGTGGTTGAGACAACATCCGCAGCTGGGAATGTCTTTCGACAAAGAGTCAAAATTCCTTGACCGATATTACAGCAAAGGTGAGAAATGGTATCGACATCAGTTTCCACTGGCAAGTTCAAAGAAACTTGCCGGAGACAATACTCCCTATTACTTGTTTCATCCGCTTGTTCCTGAAAGAGCTTATTCCTTATGCCCCGAAGCCAAAATAATCGTGATTCTACGTAACCCGATCAACCGTGCTTTTTCGCAATATCAGATGGAATGCAGAAAGGGTAGAGAAGTTCATAACAGCTTTGAAGAGGCCATTGAAGGAGAGATGGAAAGGATACATGAGGCTAAAACAGATCTATTATCAAACCCTCTGGACTACCACCATACTTTCGAAAATACGTCATACCTTTCTCGTGGCATTTACATAGATCAGATTGAACACTGGCTTAAATGGTATAAAAGAGATCAAATACTCATTTTAATCAGTGAAACATTTTTTGCCGATCCCCGGAAAGAACTAAAGAAGGTGTACGATTTTTTGAGTATCAGCCAAACCTTGCCCAACGATTTCACCCCCTACAATGTAGCTGA
This DNA window, taken from Cytophagales bacterium, encodes the following:
- a CDS encoding sulfotransferase domain-containing protein, with translation MDEIAVPPEPVPHIHWLFFITKAFKLILKHLIPRLIRSWIRHSAFNAERRIRLLTASSRKLPDFFCVGAQKSGSSTLYWWLRQHPQLGMSFDKESKFLDRYYSKGEKWYRHQFPLASSKKLAGDNTPYYLFHPLVPERAYSLCPEAKIIVILRNPINRAFSQYQMECRKGREVHNSFEEAIEGEMERIHEAKTDLLSNPLDYHHTFENTSYLSRGIYIDQIEHWLKWYKRDQILILISETFFADPRKELKKVYDFLSISQTLPNDFTPYNVADYENMNEKTRLNLRDFFRPHNERLEEFLDRKLDWN